The Chryseobacterium phocaeense genome includes the window CACCGTAAATCTGTCTGGCTTCCCAGAGCCTGCTGTAACTTGCATTGTTTTTAAACCCTACAATAAAGGCTACGGCAGTTCCTAAAATGGCAATGGGCTGCCAGGGAACGGAAATAAATTTCCAGCCAAAAAAATACAGAACGGTAGGTATAGCCGCCAATATCGATAAAACGTAGATACTGCGTCTTGTCCAGGTGGCGAACTCAAGCGCCCCAAATCTCTTCCCTGAATGCATATGTGTTATTTGTTTTTAATCTGTTGATTCTATGGTCTAAACTAACAGTTTTTTCTTCATCAAGGCACCTGGCAAGGACTGTCAATATTAATTTTTGTTAAAAGGAATATTATTATAAAAACCGATCTGAATCTGGCCGCGGTTCCTGTTTTCCTGGATCTGATTCATGTAACCGGCTTCTATCCTCATATTTTTATTGATCACATAACCCAGAGCTCCATACACTCTGTTCCGGTCGAAAACCGGACTGTCAAAATGCAGGAAAATCTCGTTGTACACTGAAGCATACAGGGATTTCGGAAGCATTTCCTTATTGGTAATCGGGATATTCAAACCGATCATATACCGGAATCTCATCCTGAAATCATCCTGAAGGAAGCGTTCTTCCAATCTGTACCTGTGCTGAAGGTTGAAACGCCCGAACTTCTGCTTGGTAATGAACTGCTGGAAGATCCTGTGTTCAATATTCTCCTTCTTTTCGCCATTTACATAAGGCTGGCTCAAAATAAAACCATAGCCCAGCAATACGTTGTTGTTATTTTCGCTCAGGTCATATCCTATTCCCGTACGGATCAGTAACTGTTCAAGGTCTCCTACGGCATCAAAGTTCCGGTACTGGATCTCATTGTGCCAGTTCAGTTTTTTGCTGATTTTATTATTCCCGAAATACATATACCACGCTCCCAGATCATTCTTTTGTGCCAACGCAGTTATGGAACCCAGACTTAATACCGTATATAACAGCTTCGTAAAGACCTTTCTCATATTATTCAATTACTATTATCTATCGTACAAAACAAAATTAATAATTTAAATCAATAATTGCAAACAATAAATGTTTTAG containing:
- a CDS encoding DUF2490 domain-containing protein; the protein is MRKVFTKLLYTVLSLGSITALAQKNDLGAWYMYFGNNKISKKLNWHNEIQYRNFDAVGDLEQLLIRTGIGYDLSENNNNVLLGYGFILSQPYVNGEKKENIEHRIFQQFITKQKFGRFNLQHRYRLEERFLQDDFRMRFRYMIGLNIPITNKEMLPKSLYASVYNEIFLHFDSPVFDRNRVYGALGYVINKNMRIEAGYMNQIQENRNRGQIQIGFYNNIPFNKN